In Halapricum desulfuricans, a single window of DNA contains:
- the prf1 gene encoding peptide chain release factor aRF-1 codes for MSEQEAEQSDRQKYEFQKVIEELQDYRGSGTQLVTIYVPEDKQISDVVAHVTQEHSEASNIKSKETRTNVQDALKSIKDRLRYFDTYPPENGVVLFSGAVDAGGGQTDMITRVLESPPDPIESFRYHCDAEFLTEPLEDMLADKGLFGLVVLDRREANVGWLKGKRVEPVKSASSLVPGKQRKGGQSAQRFARLRLEAIDNFYQEVAEMANDLFVPERHDLDGVLVGGPSPTKDEFLDGDYLHHELQDMVLGKFDVSYTDESGLYDLVDAAEEVLAEHEILQDKEVMETFFKELHDGEKATYGFDQTRQNLNMGAVEQLLISEDLRKDVLTYECSNGHTDYELIDTTADTDPHTCSTCGEDVPTEEAEREDAIEHLMELAEQRGTETVFVSTDFEKGEQLLTAFGGIAGILRYSTGV; via the coding sequence ATGAGCGAACAGGAAGCCGAGCAATCCGACCGGCAGAAATACGAGTTCCAGAAGGTCATCGAGGAACTCCAGGACTACCGCGGGTCGGGTACTCAGCTGGTCACTATCTACGTCCCCGAAGACAAGCAGATCAGCGACGTCGTTGCCCACGTCACCCAGGAGCACAGCGAAGCGAGCAACATCAAGTCCAAGGAGACCCGCACGAACGTGCAGGACGCCCTGAAATCGATCAAGGATCGACTGCGGTACTTCGATACCTATCCCCCCGAGAACGGGGTCGTCCTCTTTTCGGGCGCGGTCGACGCCGGCGGCGGCCAGACCGACATGATTACCCGCGTGCTGGAGAGTCCGCCCGACCCCATCGAGTCGTTCAGGTATCACTGCGACGCGGAGTTTCTCACCGAGCCCCTCGAGGACATGCTCGCCGACAAGGGGCTGTTCGGACTGGTCGTCCTCGATCGCCGCGAGGCCAACGTCGGCTGGCTCAAGGGCAAACGCGTCGAGCCCGTCAAGTCCGCCTCGTCGCTGGTGCCGGGCAAACAGCGCAAAGGTGGCCAGTCCGCCCAGCGGTTCGCCCGCCTCCGACTGGAGGCGATCGACAACTTCTATCAGGAGGTCGCCGAGATGGCCAACGACCTGTTCGTCCCCGAGCGCCACGACCTAGACGGCGTGCTCGTCGGCGGACCCTCACCGACGAAAGACGAGTTCCTCGACGGCGATTACCTCCATCACGAACTCCAGGACATGGTGCTGGGGAAGTTCGACGTCTCCTACACCGACGAGTCGGGGCTATACGATCTGGTCGACGCCGCCGAGGAGGTGCTGGCCGAGCACGAGATCCTCCAGGACAAGGAGGTCATGGAGACGTTCTTCAAGGAGTTACACGACGGCGAGAAGGCCACCTACGGCTTCGACCAGACCCGACAGAACCTCAACATGGGTGCCGTCGAGCAGTTGCTCATCAGCGAGGATCTCCGCAAGGACGTGCTCACCTACGAGTGTTCGAACGGCCACACCGACTACGAACTGATCGATACGACGGCGGACACCGACCCGCACACCTGCTCAACCTGCGGCGAGGACGTTCCGACCGAAGAAGCCGAGCGGGAGGACGCCATCGAACACCTCATGGAACTGGCCGAACAGCGCGGCACCGAGACGGTGTTCGTCTCGACTGACTTTGAAAAAGGTGAGCAACTGCTGACGGCCTTCGGCGGCATCGCGGGTATTCTGCGGTATTCGACCGGCGTGTGA
- a CDS encoding methyl-accepting chemotaxis protein codes for MVILFIGLLVAIVGIGATTVMADQVEQSVDRDFESTATANAQSLDNWLASSAVEMRTLERNLPEASASDEAINDHLKTYRTDVSERSALTLVHVVDPETNTIEHSSRSVKVGETVDDGDVGWAREPDFEIGDVDVSELYVAEGEYHAVAFTTELGDGRLLVAVYDVESVGNRILSGGSDAEIDDSYTMVVDSDDTIVMYDTPQAAAVGTQYPGDSPVLSRVRELPARTVSDSMTVGPEHAPESGFAPETDHLVGFAPSGERNAPDFGSDWVVVVHAPTDQAYGLVSDVQRGVYLFTGLALLGLLVVGGVFGRNTVAAIDRLSAKASAVEQGEFDVDIDSGRGDEIGQLFDSIATMRDSLVGKIEDAERAKSDAQSAREQAETARAEAEQAQQQAEQLARQLQQQAQDYETVMQACADGDLSQRMSTDADNEAMRSIAESFNTMLEQWESTIVEIQSFADAVDTRSREASQDIRNIRDASDDIAETTQQIQQDADEQQRHVADVADETTQLSATIEEVAATADQVAENASRTTSASEQGQQAASEALDELAEIQQQSQVAVDAIEELNDGMEQIGEIVEFITDIAEQTNMLALNANIEAARAGAGESGDGFAVVADEVKSLAEETQNAVGEISDVIEDVQRRSDGTVEEIHEMRERIADGSETVEQALRAFDDIADRAEDTNAGVQEIKNATDDQSRATQEVAEMVDRVADLTDGTAEDIEHVAASTQSQSAAIGDAVERVEDLSRQVGNLRDELDRFDVEETAALEAPDQPALTSDGGSAETESSEDEH; via the coding sequence ATGGTGATCCTGTTCATCGGTTTGCTCGTCGCGATTGTGGGGATCGGGGCGACGACCGTCATGGCCGATCAGGTCGAACAGAGCGTCGACCGGGACTTCGAGTCGACTGCGACGGCGAACGCACAGTCGCTCGACAACTGGCTTGCGAGCAGCGCCGTCGAGATGCGGACTCTCGAACGGAATCTGCCGGAAGCCAGCGCCAGCGACGAAGCGATCAACGATCACCTCAAAACGTACCGGACCGACGTGTCCGAGCGGTCCGCGCTGACGCTGGTACACGTGGTCGATCCCGAGACGAACACGATCGAACACTCCTCCCGGTCCGTGAAAGTCGGGGAGACCGTCGACGACGGCGACGTCGGCTGGGCGCGCGAACCCGATTTCGAGATCGGTGATGTCGACGTGTCCGAACTGTACGTCGCCGAAGGCGAGTATCACGCCGTCGCGTTCACGACCGAACTCGGAGACGGCCGACTGCTCGTCGCCGTCTACGACGTCGAATCTGTCGGCAACCGGATCCTCTCGGGCGGGTCCGACGCCGAGATAGACGATTCGTACACGATGGTCGTCGACAGCGACGACACGATCGTGATGTACGACACGCCGCAGGCAGCGGCCGTCGGCACGCAGTATCCGGGTGACAGCCCCGTTCTGAGCCGTGTTCGGGAACTCCCAGCACGAACCGTGAGCGACTCGATGACGGTCGGTCCGGAACACGCTCCGGAGAGTGGCTTCGCTCCGGAGACAGATCACCTGGTCGGGTTCGCTCCCTCGGGCGAGCGCAACGCACCGGATTTCGGCAGCGACTGGGTCGTGGTCGTCCACGCGCCGACTGACCAGGCTTACGGGCTCGTCTCGGACGTCCAGCGAGGCGTGTACCTGTTTACCGGGCTGGCGCTTCTCGGGCTACTCGTCGTCGGCGGGGTGTTCGGCCGGAACACGGTGGCCGCGATCGATCGCCTCTCGGCGAAGGCGAGCGCGGTCGAGCAGGGCGAATTCGACGTCGATATCGACTCCGGTCGGGGCGACGAGATCGGACAGCTGTTTGACTCGATCGCCACGATGCGCGACTCGCTGGTCGGCAAGATAGAGGACGCGGAGCGGGCCAAATCCGACGCCCAATCGGCCCGCGAACAGGCAGAGACCGCACGGGCCGAGGCCGAACAGGCACAACAGCAGGCCGAACAGCTGGCCCGACAGCTCCAGCAACAGGCACAGGACTACGAGACAGTCATGCAAGCGTGTGCCGACGGCGACCTCAGTCAGCGAATGTCGACCGACGCGGATAACGAGGCGATGCGCTCAATCGCCGAGTCGTTCAACACGATGCTCGAACAGTGGGAGTCAACGATCGTCGAGATCCAGTCGTTCGCCGACGCTGTCGACACGCGCAGCCGAGAGGCCAGTCAGGACATCCGGAATATTCGTGATGCGAGCGACGACATCGCGGAGACGACCCAGCAGATCCAGCAGGACGCCGACGAACAGCAGCGCCACGTCGCGGACGTCGCCGACGAGACGACACAGCTGTCGGCGACGATCGAGGAGGTCGCTGCGACGGCCGACCAGGTGGCGGAAAACGCCAGCCGGACCACGAGCGCGAGCGAACAGGGACAGCAGGCCGCCAGCGAGGCCCTCGACGAACTCGCTGAGATCCAACAGCAGAGTCAGGTCGCCGTCGACGCGATCGAGGAACTGAACGACGGCATGGAACAGATCGGCGAGATCGTCGAGTTCATCACCGACATCGCAGAGCAGACGAACATGCTCGCGCTCAACGCCAACATCGAGGCGGCGCGTGCGGGCGCCGGCGAGAGTGGTGACGGGTTCGCCGTGGTCGCGGACGAAGTGAAGAGTCTGGCCGAGGAGACGCAGAACGCTGTCGGGGAGATCAGCGACGTGATCGAGGATGTCCAGCGACGGAGTGACGGGACGGTCGAGGAGATACACGAAATGCGCGAGCGCATCGCGGACGGGAGCGAAACCGTCGAACAGGCCTTGCGGGCGTTCGACGACATCGCCGACCGCGCCGAGGACACGAACGCGGGTGTACAGGAGATCAAAAACGCGACCGACGACCAGTCACGGGCGACCCAGGAGGTCGCCGAGATGGTCGACCGCGTGGCAGACCTCACGGACGGAACCGCCGAGGACATCGAACACGTGGCAGCGTCGACACAGTCCCAGTCAGCCGCTATCGGAGACGCCGTCGAGCGCGTCGAGGACCTCTCCAGACAGGTCGGCAACCTCCGCGACGAACTCGATCGGTTCGACGTCGAGGAGACGGCAGCTCTCGAGGCACCTGATCAGCCGGCACTTACCAGTGACGGTGGCAGCGCTGAAACCGAAAGCAGCGAAGACGAGCACTGA
- a CDS encoding DUF6276 family protein, producing MDCPECGSAVVAFEVPKQFRELLPGDEAGVGVCTHCLTLRPVADPPTGQPDCQRISDAFPTNPDAAVPMALAVGLLDRFALYRSEIATLFDAVERAGTDPMLVVDRLAADPTVDSHVDLDGRRRQLEQLL from the coding sequence ATGGACTGTCCCGAGTGTGGCTCGGCGGTCGTAGCGTTCGAAGTGCCCAAGCAGTTCCGGGAGCTGTTGCCCGGCGACGAAGCCGGTGTCGGTGTCTGTACGCACTGTCTCACGTTACGGCCCGTTGCCGATCCACCGACGGGCCAGCCCGACTGCCAGCGAATCAGCGACGCGTTCCCGACAAATCCCGACGCGGCCGTTCCGATGGCGCTGGCGGTCGGACTGCTCGATCGGTTCGCGCTGTATCGCTCGGAGATCGCGACGCTGTTCGACGCAGTCGAGCGTGCTGGAACCGATCCGATGCTCGTCGTCGACCGGCTCGCCGCTGATCCGACTGTCGACAGTCACGTCGACCTCGACGGTCGCAGGCGACAGCTCGAACAATTGCTGTGA
- a CDS encoding DJ-1/PfpI family protein, with product MKLEEKHIAMLVGPGYEDLEFWAVYMRMKEEGAQIDVVGMEAGVEYTSKSGGLTAETDLAAADVDPDDVDAVLVPGGWAPDKIRRDESVLELVREVSEDHKIVGMICHAGLVGISAGIVEGSDATGSRGIKDDLENAGATWVDEPAFRDGNLVWGRVVADIPEYCRVLVDALEKQ from the coding sequence ATGAAACTCGAAGAGAAACACATCGCCATGTTGGTCGGCCCCGGATACGAGGACCTGGAGTTCTGGGCCGTCTACATGCGTATGAAAGAGGAAGGCGCACAGATCGACGTCGTCGGGATGGAAGCCGGCGTCGAATACACGAGCAAGAGCGGCGGACTCACCGCCGAGACCGATCTCGCGGCCGCGGACGTCGACCCGGATGACGTGGACGCGGTCCTCGTTCCCGGCGGCTGGGCACCCGACAAGATCCGCCGCGACGAGTCGGTCCTCGAACTCGTCCGCGAGGTCTCCGAGGACCACAAGATCGTCGGCATGATCTGTCACGCCGGACTGGTCGGCATCTCCGCGGGCATCGTCGAGGGATCGGACGCGACGGGCTCGCGCGGCATCAAAGACGACCTCGAAAACGCCGGGGCGACCTGGGTCGACGAACCGGCGTTCCGGGACGGCAACCTCGTCTGGGGTCGCGTCGTCGCCGACATCCCGGAGTACTGCCGCGTACTGGTAGACGCGCTGGAAAAACAGTAA
- a CDS encoding V-type ATP synthase subunit D: MATDVKPTRKNLMAIEDRIELSERGHDTLEKKRDGLIMEFMDILDQAQDVRSDLEDTYETAQQRLNMARAMDGDIAVRGAAAALKEHPEITTQSKNIMGVVVPQIESTSVRKTLDQRGYGVLGTSGRIDAAAEAYEELLEQIILAAEVETAMKELLDEIETTKRRVNALEFKLLPELRSNKEYIEQKLEEQEREEIFRMKKIKDKKEAEERAEREAAQAEPVSADD, from the coding sequence ATGGCTACGGACGTCAAACCGACCCGGAAGAACCTCATGGCGATCGAGGACCGGATCGAGCTCTCCGAGCGGGGGCACGACACCCTCGAGAAGAAGCGCGACGGCCTCATCATGGAGTTCATGGACATCCTGGATCAGGCACAGGACGTCCGCTCGGATCTGGAAGACACCTACGAGACGGCACAGCAGCGACTGAACATGGCCCGGGCGATGGACGGCGACATCGCCGTTCGGGGTGCAGCGGCCGCACTGAAGGAGCATCCCGAAATCACGACCCAGTCGAAGAACATCATGGGCGTGGTCGTCCCGCAGATCGAGTCGACGAGCGTCCGGAAGACGCTCGACCAGCGCGGGTACGGCGTGCTCGGCACGTCCGGCCGGATCGACGCCGCGGCCGAGGCTTACGAGGAACTGCTCGAACAGATCATCCTCGCCGCCGAGGTCGAGACCGCGATGAAGGAACTGCTCGACGAGATCGAGACGACCAAGCGTCGCGTCAACGCCCTGGAGTTCAAGCTCCTGCCCGAACTCCGCTCGAACAAGGAGTACATCGAGCAGAAGCTCGAAGAGCAGGAACGCGAAGAGATCTTCCGGATGAAAAAGATCAAGGACAAGAAAGAGGCCGAAGAGCGCGCCGAACGGGAGGCCGCCCAGGCAGAGCCCGTCTCGGCCGACGACTGA